In Holophagaceae bacterium, one DNA window encodes the following:
- a CDS encoding tetratricopeptide repeat protein, whose translation MRRSAAIPTALLLLQPGQIIAQAPQEDPRALMMQARAKQRRGGGDDPSGAAHIYRRVVALVPQSAEAHLRLSESIEETGDMDGAVPPARKALELDPRNAEAAGHLGLLQYRRAMASSSVLPEARGDLQKASELLPGDAEVWARQGEVSELLKDSELALRSWLQVGRLRPSITVAWERALIQAKSLDRYDARREAAMALCSGKHPDPRHLRMLDELSREQIKLGYLAHAEDSFRLLSRHLPESPEILENVALVQVRTARFDEALKSLRQAESLKPSDRISFNLALALMNLGRFREAEDRWKQLLPHLVGRNDETISQQNARILYASCLLLQGRGAEALPMINAWRVTRDDGELATLRAEALLAQEDWKGTRAALREGIARFPKMPLFIQAAALPKKLFNEGFFAKKESRGALMQLYYEGIANAFAEFRQWDRCLDYAGRARNASKQREIELLLLQSNALDQLGRADEALNVLREAQKVDPANSTLQNNLGYLLLERGGDLQEASELIEAAVKQDPQNGSVMDSWGWVLFKQGKFEESEKALRRASELNPFSPDTRVHLGEVLLKLNRPEETVEQWERALAFIFPGRAGLDKRLATLRADIAKRNASAKGPAPKDAAKDANPPEDKDDEFDEDGH comes from the coding sequence GTGCGCCGCTCCGCCGCCATTCCAACCGCCCTCCTGCTGCTGCAGCCAGGCCAAATCATCGCCCAGGCCCCGCAGGAGGATCCCCGCGCCCTGATGATGCAGGCCAGGGCCAAACAGCGCCGGGGCGGCGGCGATGATCCCTCGGGCGCGGCCCATATCTACCGTCGCGTGGTGGCCTTGGTCCCCCAAAGCGCCGAGGCGCATCTCAGGCTTTCGGAATCCATCGAGGAGACCGGCGACATGGACGGCGCGGTCCCGCCGGCCCGGAAAGCCCTTGAACTGGACCCCCGCAATGCCGAAGCCGCGGGGCACTTGGGATTGTTGCAGTACCGCCGGGCCATGGCCTCCTCCTCGGTGCTGCCGGAGGCCCGGGGGGACCTGCAGAAGGCCTCCGAATTGCTGCCTGGAGATGCGGAAGTCTGGGCTCGCCAGGGCGAGGTCTCCGAGCTGCTGAAGGATTCCGAACTGGCCCTGCGTTCCTGGCTGCAGGTGGGGCGGCTCCGGCCCTCCATCACGGTTGCCTGGGAGCGCGCGCTCATCCAGGCGAAATCCCTGGACCGCTATGATGCCCGGCGCGAGGCCGCCATGGCGCTTTGTTCCGGCAAGCATCCCGACCCGCGGCATCTGCGGATGCTCGATGAATTGTCCCGGGAGCAGATCAAGCTCGGCTATCTGGCCCACGCCGAGGATAGTTTCCGCCTGCTGAGCCGCCACCTGCCGGAATCGCCGGAGATTCTGGAAAATGTGGCGCTCGTCCAGGTGCGCACGGCCCGTTTCGACGAGGCCCTGAAGAGCCTGCGGCAGGCGGAAAGCCTGAAACCCTCGGACCGCATCTCCTTCAATCTGGCCCTGGCCCTCATGAACCTCGGGCGGTTCCGCGAGGCCGAGGACAGGTGGAAGCAGTTGTTGCCGCACCTGGTGGGCCGGAACGATGAAACCATCTCCCAGCAGAACGCCCGGATCCTCTACGCCAGTTGCCTGCTGCTCCAGGGCCGCGGCGCCGAAGCGTTGCCGATGATCAACGCGTGGCGGGTGACCCGGGATGATGGGGAGCTGGCGACGCTCCGCGCCGAGGCCCTGTTGGCCCAGGAAGACTGGAAGGGCACCCGTGCCGCCCTGCGGGAAGGCATCGCCAGATTCCCGAAAATGCCACTCTTCATCCAGGCCGCCGCGCTGCCGAAAAAACTTTTCAACGAAGGCTTCTTCGCGAAGAAGGAATCCAGGGGCGCCTTGATGCAGCTCTATTACGAAGGCATCGCCAACGCCTTCGCGGAATTCCGCCAGTGGGACCGCTGCCTTGACTACGCGGGCAGGGCCCGGAACGCATCCAAGCAGCGGGAGATCGAATTGCTGCTCCTCCAATCCAACGCGCTGGACCAGTTGGGCCGCGCCGATGAAGCCCTGAACGTGCTGCGGGAAGCCCAGAAGGTGGATCCCGCCAACAGCACGCTGCAGAACAACCTGGGCTACCTGCTGCTGGAGCGGGGCGGCGACCTCCAAGAGGCTTCGGAGCTCATCGAAGCCGCCGTGAAACAGGATCCGCAGAACGGCTCCGTGATGGATTCCTGGGGCTGGGTGCTGTTCAAGCAGGGCAAGTTCGAGGAATCCGAGAAGGCCCTCCGCCGCGCCTCGGAGCTGAACCCCTTCAGTCCCGATACGCGGGTCCACCTGGGCGAGGTGCTCCTGAAACTGAACCGGCCGGAGGAAACCGTGGAGCAGTGGGAACGCGCCTTGGCTTTCATCTTCCCCGGCCGCGCCGGGCTGGATAAACGCCTGGCCACCCTGCGCGCCGACATCGCCAAGCGCAATGCGTCGGCCAAAGGGCCGGCGCCGAAGGATGCCGCCAAGGATGCGAACCCGCCCGAAGACAAGGACGACGAATTCGATGAGGACGGCCATTGA